Proteins encoded by one window of Streptomyces sp. ALI-76-A:
- a CDS encoding type I polyketide synthase, which translates to MTYESGSRRDQKYVATDDAIAVIGLSCRFPGAPDPDAFWSLLRNGEDAVTEAPVERSGQSAEYASLRGGFLDQADHFDADFFGISAREAAAMDPQQRLALELAWEGLENAGVLPETLKGSDTGVFVGSIWDDYAKLAHQHGADALTQHSLTGLHRSVIANRLSYVLGLHGPSLVVDSGQSSSLVAVHMACESLRNGESAFALAGGVSLNLIPESFHMADRFGGLSPDGRCYTFDARANGYVRGEGGGLVVLTTLRRALAEGHTVHAVIRGSAVNNDGGGRNLSSPSVEGHRDVLRRACAQAGVDPAGVRFVEMHGTGTPVGDPVEAAALGAVLGAARDGAAPLLVGSVKTNIGHLEGAAGIAGLIKAVLCVRERMLAPSLNYETPNPRIPLDTLNLEVNTSLRTLPGTEPLLAGVSSLGVGGTNCHVVLSDWADDGERPGAEGESAAAPGVVPVVVSGRGAGGLRGQAGRLRSFVASAPGEVSVADVGYSSAVFRSRFEHRAVVVATDGGSLTAGLAALGAGESASGVVTGVARERDRVVFVFPGQGSQWAGMGLELAESSPVFRARLAECARALEPFVDWSLLEVLGDEEALQRVDVVQPVLWAVMVSLAALWQAHGVRPAAVVGHSQGEIAAACVAGGLSLQDGARVVAYRSQAVLALSGQGGMVSIAAPRTDVEQLLTRWQGRITVAAVNGPAATVVAGDADALDELMGLCGEREVRARRIPVDYASHSSHVERIEEQIAELLAPVRPRSGEVAFFSTVTGQQLDTALLDAGYWYRNLRQPVRFESVVRSLLAQGHQAFVEMTPHPILTVPIEETAEDADSDIFVVGSLQREDGGLGRFYASLGQAWANGLPVDWASVYTNTSARRVDLPTYAFQRRRYWLDEPDTTPDTPPAGTSLHELDRTLPDLVRGHVATVLEHASPDSLALERSFKELGLDSLKGIELRNRLSKATGERLPTTLIFDHPTPEALIRFLRSQVPDENSGNAGSTATAPAAVTVPAGAGDPVVIVGMSCRFPGGVRSPEELWDLVESGGEGISSFPADRGWDLERLSDPEPERSGTSITDLGGFLHDAPEFDAELFGISPREAMAMDPQQRLLLETAWEVFERAGVDPLSVRGSRTGVYTGTFTYRDASGGGSSDGIEGYRMTGGAASVLSGRLSYAFGLEGPSMTVDTACSSSLVALHLAGQALRQGECSLALVCGVTVMSTPQTFVEFSRQAGLARDGRCKSFSSTADGTGWAEGVGVLLVERLSDARRNGHRVLAVVRGSAVNQDGASNGLTAPNGPSQQRVIQAALASAGVAADEVDAVEAHGTGTRLGDPIEAQALIATYGREHKPERPLWLGSVKSNIGHTQAAAGLAGVIKMVMAMHHGVLPRTLHVDEPTPHVDWSAGTVRLLTERRDWPEDGRPRRAGITALGISGTNAHVIIEHAPAEEPAQAPVGAPGDGAEPRPAPVLLPLPVSAKSEQALRDQAARLLSHLDAHPGLSLADVGFSLLTSRSALDHRALVVTDDRAALRGGLAALAEGGPAPNLVTGTVRGDRRVTAFLFAGQGSQRAGMGRELYERFPVFAVALDEVCGHFDELLGRPLREVVFAAEGTPQGALLHETGFTQPALFAVEVALFRLLQSVGVRPDYVAGHSIGEVAAAHAAGVVPLGDACALVAARGRLMQALPPGGAMAAIQATEEEALDSLAGYGDRVSIGALNGPTSVVVSGDVDAVAEIAAVWRERGRRVKQLRVSHAFHSAHMDLMLDEFHAVVRGLDFQPPQIPVVSNLTGETAAAEEICSPEYWVRHVRAAVRFCDGVRRLQSAGVTTFLEIGPDGTLTGMARDCLAPTEGDAVPDLIPVLRRDRPEAHTFTTAVGRLHVRGTAPDWTAFFDGTGARRVDLPTYAFQRKRYWLNATGRPFGEATAPARGLTPAGHSLLGAAVSPADADSLVFTSRLSLDTQPWLADHAVLGRVVFPGTGLVELAIRAGDQAGCGALDELTLQAPLLLPAKGGVQVQVVVGAPDASGRRPVGIDSRPEDTRDDGGAPWTRHASGTVTSTGPEAPFDLTAWPPDGAEEVTADGLYARLTEAGLEYGPAFRGVRRAWRRGDEVFAEVALPEDRHDDAASYGLHPALFDAALHGMALSGLMPDGPAGGGGNMPPRPLLPFSWSGVRLDAVGATTLRVRLARSGPASLALQLADGTGRPVADVSSLMLRPLAEEQLRVAAPALHESLLRMDWTPVPLPAVGPPAPRWALVGTAGPRLSGPLAAAGADVVTYPGFDALGAALAVGGPPADVIAVACGAPEDEDVAPYEAARSAATDALAVARSWLTDDRFAGRRLVVLTRGAVPAAPGETPALADAPVWGVVRSAEEENPGRFALMDTDGTDASLRALPAAAAAGEPQVALRAGEAHVPRLSRVVSEGALTPPDAPAWRLDAPVKGTIEGLELVPCPEATAPLGPGQVRIAMRAGGLNFRDVLFALDMYPDEMVLGGEGAGVVTEVAPDVTRLAPGDRVLGLVPGALGTLAVVDHRMVARMPEGWSFTEAAVVPIVFLTAYYGLVDLGRLRRGESVLVHAAAGGVGMAAVQLARHLGAEVYGTAGAGKWDTLRSMGLDDAHLASSRTLEFADAFRDATGGEGVDVVLNSLAREFVDASLGLLRSGGRFVEMGKTDIRAADEATAGRPGASYRAFDLMEAGLDRIQEMLATILDLFESGALRPLPITTWDVRGAKEAFRYLSQARHVGKVALTVPRPVDPEGTVLITGATGTLGGLMARHLVVGHGVRHLVLAGRRGRAAAGIAELAAELTARGAEVTVAACDVADRGAVAALLAALPPEHPLTGVVHAAGVLDDGVVAAMTPESLDRVYAPKVDAAWHLHELTRDRDLSLFVLFSSATAVLGSAGQANYAAANAFLDALARSRRAEGAAALSLGWGLWAEATGMAGGLSDRDRTRFARGGVGALSADEGLELFDAALGTGEPLLVPMKLNRAALRAGAGDRINPVLRGLVRGSVRRAADVGAGRGAVSLAERLAGLSPAEKQRAVLETVRTQAAVVLGHASSAAIPAHAAFKDLGFDSLTLVELRNRLDVATDLRLPATLVFDLPTPQAMAGYLLTQFFPDGAEPAEPVADADGELRQLVASIPVGRLRAAGLEEILRRLAAAADQPAAAVGGNTELIDALDAEDLVRMALEGSEAA; encoded by the coding sequence ATGACCTATGAATCCGGATCCCGTCGTGATCAGAAATACGTCGCGACAGACGACGCCATTGCCGTCATCGGGTTGTCCTGCCGCTTTCCTGGCGCCCCGGACCCGGACGCGTTCTGGAGCCTGCTGAGAAACGGTGAAGACGCTGTGACCGAGGCCCCCGTGGAAAGGTCGGGACAGTCCGCGGAATACGCGTCGCTCCGCGGCGGATTCCTCGACCAGGCGGACCATTTCGACGCGGATTTCTTCGGCATATCGGCCCGCGAAGCGGCCGCCATGGACCCACAACAGCGCCTCGCCCTCGAACTCGCCTGGGAGGGGCTGGAGAACGCGGGCGTGCTGCCGGAGACGCTGAAGGGCAGCGACACCGGGGTCTTCGTCGGCTCGATCTGGGACGACTACGCCAAGCTGGCCCACCAGCACGGCGCCGACGCCCTCACCCAGCACAGCCTCACCGGCCTGCACCGCAGCGTCATCGCGAACCGGCTCTCCTACGTGCTCGGCCTCCACGGGCCGAGCCTCGTGGTCGACTCGGGCCAGTCCTCCTCCCTCGTCGCCGTCCACATGGCCTGCGAGAGCCTCCGCAACGGCGAGTCCGCCTTCGCCCTCGCCGGCGGGGTGAGCCTCAACCTCATCCCCGAGAGCTTCCACATGGCCGACCGCTTCGGCGGCCTCTCCCCGGACGGCCGCTGCTACACCTTCGACGCCCGCGCCAACGGCTACGTGCGCGGCGAGGGCGGCGGCCTCGTCGTCCTCACCACCCTGCGGCGGGCGCTGGCCGAGGGGCACACTGTCCACGCCGTCATCCGCGGCAGTGCCGTCAACAACGACGGCGGCGGCCGCAACCTCAGCTCGCCCAGCGTCGAGGGACACCGCGACGTCCTGCGCCGCGCCTGCGCCCAGGCCGGCGTGGACCCGGCCGGCGTGCGGTTCGTGGAGATGCACGGCACCGGCACTCCGGTCGGCGACCCGGTGGAGGCCGCCGCCCTGGGCGCGGTGCTCGGCGCGGCCCGCGACGGCGCCGCGCCGCTGCTGGTCGGCTCGGTGAAGACCAACATCGGCCACCTGGAAGGCGCCGCGGGCATCGCCGGGCTCATCAAGGCCGTGTTGTGCGTACGGGAGCGCATGCTCGCCCCGAGCCTCAACTACGAGACACCCAACCCCCGCATCCCGCTCGACACCCTCAACCTGGAGGTGAACACGTCCCTCCGCACGCTCCCGGGCACCGAACCGCTGCTGGCCGGCGTCAGCTCGCTCGGCGTCGGCGGCACCAACTGCCATGTGGTGCTCTCCGACTGGGCGGACGACGGGGAACGACCCGGGGCCGAGGGCGAGTCGGCTGCTGCCCCCGGGGTGGTGCCGGTGGTGGTGTCGGGGCGTGGTGCTGGGGGGTTGCGGGGTCAGGCGGGGCGGTTGCGGTCGTTCGTGGCGTCGGCGCCCGGTGAGGTGTCGGTGGCGGATGTGGGTTACTCCTCGGCGGTGTTCCGGTCGCGGTTCGAGCACCGTGCGGTGGTGGTCGCCACCGACGGTGGTTCGCTGACGGCGGGTCTGGCCGCGTTGGGGGCGGGGGAGTCGGCATCGGGCGTGGTGACGGGTGTGGCGCGTGAGCGGGATCGTGTGGTGTTCGTCTTCCCGGGTCAGGGTTCGCAGTGGGCGGGGATGGGGCTGGAGTTGGCGGAGTCCTCGCCGGTGTTCCGGGCGCGGTTGGCGGAGTGTGCCCGGGCGTTGGAGCCGTTCGTGGACTGGTCGTTGCTGGAGGTGCTGGGCGACGAAGAGGCCCTTCAGCGGGTGGATGTGGTGCAGCCGGTGTTGTGGGCGGTGATGGTGTCGTTGGCGGCGTTGTGGCAGGCCCATGGAGTGCGTCCGGCGGCGGTGGTCGGCCACTCCCAGGGCGAGATCGCCGCCGCATGCGTCGCCGGTGGCCTGTCACTTCAGGACGGGGCGCGGGTGGTGGCGTATCGCAGTCAGGCGGTGCTGGCGTTGTCCGGGCAGGGCGGCATGGTGTCCATCGCGGCCCCGCGAACGGACGTCGAACAGCTGCTGACCCGCTGGCAGGGCCGCATCACGGTGGCCGCGGTCAACGGCCCGGCGGCCACGGTGGTGGCCGGTGATGCCGATGCGCTGGATGAGTTGATGGGTCTCTGCGGGGAGCGGGAGGTCCGCGCGCGGCGGATCCCGGTCGACTACGCGTCGCATTCCTCGCATGTGGAGCGGATCGAGGAGCAGATCGCCGAGTTGCTGGCGCCGGTGCGGCCCCGTTCGGGTGAGGTGGCGTTCTTTTCCACGGTGACCGGGCAGCAGCTCGACACCGCGCTGTTGGATGCCGGTTACTGGTATCGCAATCTGCGCCAGCCGGTGCGGTTCGAGTCCGTGGTCCGCTCCCTGCTCGCGCAGGGGCATCAGGCGTTCGTCGAGATGACTCCGCATCCGATTCTGACCGTTCCCATTGAGGAGACCGCCGAGGACGCGGACAGCGACATTTTCGTGGTCGGGAGCCTGCAACGCGAGGACGGCGGTTTGGGGCGCTTCTACGCCTCCCTGGGCCAGGCATGGGCCAACGGCCTGCCGGTGGACTGGGCGAGCGTCTACACGAACACTTCCGCCCGCCGCGTCGACCTGCCCACCTACGCCTTCCAACGCCGCCGCTACTGGCTGGACGAGCCCGACACCACCCCCGACACCCCTCCGGCCGGCACCTCCCTGCACGAGCTGGATCGCACGCTGCCCGACCTGGTGCGTGGTCACGTGGCCACGGTGCTGGAGCACGCCTCTCCGGACAGCCTCGCGCTGGAGCGGTCGTTCAAGGAGCTGGGCCTCGACTCGCTCAAGGGCATCGAACTCCGCAACCGCCTCAGCAAGGCGACCGGCGAGCGGTTGCCGACGACGCTGATCTTCGACCACCCGACGCCGGAGGCGCTGATCCGCTTTCTCCGGTCGCAGGTGCCGGACGAGAACTCCGGCAACGCCGGAAGCACCGCCACCGCGCCCGCCGCCGTAACGGTGCCGGCCGGAGCCGGTGACCCCGTTGTGATCGTCGGCATGAGCTGCCGCTTCCCCGGCGGTGTGCGGTCGCCGGAGGAGCTGTGGGATCTGGTGGAGTCGGGCGGGGAGGGCATCTCCTCCTTCCCTGCCGACCGTGGCTGGGATCTGGAGCGCCTCTCGGACCCCGAACCGGAGCGGTCGGGGACCTCCATCACCGACCTTGGCGGGTTCCTGCACGACGCGCCGGAGTTCGACGCCGAGCTGTTCGGGATCAGCCCGCGCGAGGCCATGGCCATGGACCCGCAGCAGCGGCTGCTGCTGGAGACCGCCTGGGAGGTGTTCGAGCGCGCCGGCGTCGACCCGTTGTCCGTACGCGGCAGCAGGACCGGCGTTTACACCGGGACGTTCACGTACCGCGACGCCAGCGGGGGCGGCTCCTCGGACGGGATCGAGGGCTACCGGATGACCGGTGGCGCGGCGAGCGTGCTGTCGGGTCGGCTGTCGTACGCCTTCGGTCTCGAAGGGCCGTCGATGACGGTGGACACGGCCTGTTCGTCGTCGCTGGTGGCGCTGCACCTGGCCGGGCAGGCGCTGCGGCAGGGCGAGTGCTCGCTGGCGCTGGTCTGCGGCGTGACCGTGATGTCCACGCCGCAGACCTTCGTGGAGTTCAGCCGTCAGGCGGGGCTCGCCCGGGACGGGCGGTGCAAGTCGTTCTCCTCCACGGCCGACGGCACCGGGTGGGCCGAGGGCGTGGGCGTGCTCCTGGTGGAGCGGCTGTCCGACGCCCGCCGCAACGGGCACCGGGTGCTGGCGGTCGTGCGGGGCTCGGCGGTGAACCAGGACGGCGCCTCCAACGGCCTCACCGCCCCCAACGGGCCGTCCCAGCAGCGGGTGATCCAGGCGGCGCTGGCCAGTGCCGGAGTGGCCGCCGACGAGGTGGACGCGGTCGAGGCGCACGGTACCGGAACCAGGCTGGGCGACCCGATCGAGGCGCAGGCCCTGATCGCCACGTACGGCCGGGAGCACAAGCCCGAGCGACCGCTGTGGCTGGGCTCCGTGAAGTCCAACATCGGTCACACGCAGGCGGCGGCCGGTCTGGCCGGGGTCATCAAGATGGTCATGGCGATGCACCACGGCGTGTTGCCGCGCACCCTGCACGTGGACGAGCCGACGCCGCACGTGGACTGGAGCGCCGGGACCGTCCGCCTGCTGACCGAGCGGCGCGACTGGCCGGAGGACGGCCGCCCGCGCCGCGCCGGCATCACCGCCTTGGGGATCAGCGGCACCAACGCCCACGTCATCATCGAGCACGCTCCCGCCGAGGAGCCGGCACAGGCGCCGGTCGGGGCGCCGGGGGACGGCGCGGAGCCGCGTCCAGCTCCCGTCCTGCTCCCGCTGCCGGTCTCCGCCAAGAGCGAGCAGGCCCTGCGCGACCAGGCCGCCAGGCTGCTCTCCCACCTGGACGCCCACCCCGGCCTCTCCCTCGCCGACGTCGGCTTCTCGCTCCTCACCAGCCGTTCCGCGCTCGACCACCGGGCCCTCGTGGTGACCGACGACAGAGCCGCCTTACGCGGTGGCCTCGCGGCTCTGGCCGAGGGCGGCCCCGCCCCGAACCTCGTCACCGGCACCGTACGGGGAGACAGGAGGGTGACGGCTTTCCTGTTCGCGGGGCAGGGCAGCCAGCGGGCCGGTATGGGGCGGGAGTTGTATGAGCGGTTCCCGGTGTTCGCGGTGGCGTTGGACGAGGTGTGCGGGCACTTCGACGAGTTGCTGGGACGCCCGCTGCGTGAGGTGGTCTTCGCGGCGGAGGGCACGCCGCAGGGGGCGCTGTTGCATGAGACCGGGTTCACGCAGCCGGCGCTGTTCGCCGTGGAGGTGGCGCTGTTCCGGCTGCTTCAGAGCGTGGGCGTGCGCCCGGACTATGTGGCGGGGCATTCGATCGGTGAGGTCGCGGCGGCGCACGCGGCGGGTGTTGTGCCGCTGGGGGATGCCTGTGCGTTGGTGGCGGCCCGTGGCCGGCTCATGCAGGCCCTGCCCCCTGGCGGCGCCATGGCCGCGATCCAGGCCACCGAGGAGGAGGCGCTCGACAGCCTGGCGGGATATGGCGACCGGGTCTCGATCGGTGCGCTCAACGGCCCTACGTCGGTCGTCGTCTCCGGCGACGTCGACGCGGTCGCGGAGATCGCCGCGGTGTGGCGGGAGCGTGGTCGTCGCGTCAAGCAGTTGCGGGTCAGTCACGCCTTCCACTCCGCGCACATGGACCTGATGCTGGACGAGTTCCATGCCGTCGTACGGGGTCTGGACTTCCAGCCGCCGCAGATCCCGGTCGTGTCGAACCTGACCGGTGAGACGGCGGCCGCGGAGGAGATCTGTTCCCCGGAGTACTGGGTGCGGCACGTCCGGGCGGCGGTCCGGTTCTGCGACGGGGTGCGGCGCCTGCAGTCCGCAGGCGTCACCACGTTCCTGGAGATCGGCCCGGACGGCACCCTCACCGGGATGGCCCGCGACTGCCTCGCCCCCACCGAGGGCGACGCCGTGCCCGACCTCATCCCCGTGCTGCGCCGCGACCGCCCCGAGGCGCACACCTTCACCACCGCTGTGGGCCGGCTGCATGTGCGCGGTACCGCTCCCGACTGGACGGCGTTCTTCGACGGGACCGGCGCCCGTCGGGTCGACCTGCCCACGTATGCCTTCCAGCGCAAGCGGTACTGGCTGAACGCCACCGGCCGACCGTTCGGCGAGGCCACGGCGCCCGCCCGGGGCCTCACCCCCGCCGGTCATTCGCTGCTGGGTGCCGCCGTGTCGCCGGCGGACGCCGACAGCCTGGTGTTCACCAGCCGGCTGTCGCTGGACACACAGCCCTGGCTGGCCGACCACGCGGTGCTCGGCAGGGTCGTGTTCCCCGGCACGGGCCTGGTGGAACTGGCGATCCGGGCCGGCGACCAGGCCGGCTGCGGCGCGCTGGACGAACTCACGCTGCAAGCCCCGCTGTTGCTGCCCGCGAAGGGCGGCGTGCAGGTGCAGGTCGTTGTCGGCGCCCCTGACGCGAGCGGCCGCCGCCCGGTCGGCATCGACTCCCGGCCCGAGGACACCCGGGACGACGGCGGCGCCCCATGGACCCGGCACGCCAGTGGCACCGTCACATCCACCGGCCCCGAGGCGCCGTTCGACCTCACCGCTTGGCCGCCGGACGGTGCCGAGGAGGTCACGGCCGACGGCCTGTACGCGCGGCTCACCGAGGCGGGCCTGGAGTACGGGCCGGCGTTCCGTGGGGTGCGCCGCGCCTGGCGGCGTGGCGACGAGGTGTTCGCAGAGGTGGCGCTGCCGGAGGACCGGCACGACGACGCCGCCTCGTACGGCCTGCATCCCGCGCTCTTCGACGCCGCCCTGCACGGCATGGCCCTCAGCGGGCTCATGCCCGACGGGCCCGCCGGAGGCGGCGGGAACATGCCGCCGCGCCCCCTGCTCCCGTTCTCCTGGAGCGGCGTACGGCTGGACGCCGTCGGCGCCACCACGCTGCGCGTCCGGCTGGCGCGCAGCGGCCCCGCGTCCCTCGCGCTCCAGCTGGCCGACGGCACCGGCCGGCCCGTCGCCGACGTCTCCTCGCTGATGCTCAGGCCGCTGGCCGAGGAGCAGCTCCGCGTCGCGGCGCCCGCGCTCCACGAGTCGCTCCTCCGGATGGACTGGACCCCTGTGCCGCTGCCCGCCGTGGGCCCGCCCGCGCCGCGCTGGGCCCTGGTCGGCACGGCCGGCCCCCGGCTGTCCGGCCCGCTCGCCGCCGCCGGGGCCGACGTCGTGACGTACCCCGGCTTCGACGCGCTGGGCGCCGCGCTCGCCGTCGGCGGGCCGCCCGCCGACGTGATCGCCGTCGCCTGCGGCGCGCCGGAGGACGAGGACGTCGCACCGTACGAGGCCGCCCGCTCGGCCGCCACCGACGCCCTCGCCGTCGCGCGCTCCTGGCTGACCGACGACCGGTTCGCCGGCCGGCGCCTCGTCGTGCTCACCCGGGGTGCCGTGCCCGCCGCCCCCGGCGAGACGCCCGCTCTGGCCGACGCCCCGGTCTGGGGCGTGGTGCGCTCGGCGGAGGAGGAGAACCCCGGCCGCTTCGCCCTGATGGACACCGACGGTACCGACGCGTCGCTGCGTGCCCTCCCGGCCGCGGCCGCCGCCGGCGAGCCGCAGGTCGCGCTCCGCGCCGGCGAGGCGCACGTACCCCGGCTGAGCCGGGTCGTCTCCGAAGGTGCGCTGACCCCGCCCGACGCCCCGGCCTGGCGGCTGGACGCGCCGGTCAAGGGAACGATCGAAGGTCTCGAGCTCGTGCCCTGCCCCGAGGCTACGGCGCCGCTCGGCCCCGGCCAGGTCCGCATCGCGATGCGCGCGGGCGGCCTGAACTTCCGGGACGTGCTGTTCGCCCTCGACATGTACCCCGACGAGATGGTCCTCGGCGGCGAGGGCGCCGGCGTCGTCACCGAGGTGGCGCCCGACGTGACCCGGCTGGCGCCCGGCGACCGGGTGCTGGGCCTGGTGCCCGGCGCGTTGGGCACGTTGGCGGTGGTGGACCACCGGATGGTCGCCCGCATGCCCGAGGGCTGGTCGTTCACCGAGGCCGCCGTCGTCCCGATCGTGTTCCTGACCGCCTACTACGGCCTGGTGGACCTCGGCCGCCTCCGGCGCGGCGAGTCGGTACTCGTGCACGCCGCCGCCGGCGGCGTGGGCATGGCGGCCGTTCAGCTCGCCCGGCACCTGGGCGCCGAGGTCTACGGCACCGCCGGCGCCGGCAAGTGGGACACCCTGCGGTCGATGGGCCTGGACGACGCGCACCTAGCCTCCTCCCGCACGCTGGAGTTCGCGGACGCGTTCCGGGACGCGACCGGCGGCGAGGGCGTGGACGTGGTGCTCAACTCCCTCGCCCGGGAGTTCGTCGACGCCTCACTCGGCCTGCTGCGCTCCGGCGGCCGGTTCGTGGAGATGGGCAAGACCGACATCCGTGCGGCGGACGAGGCCACCGCGGGCCGACCGGGCGCCTCGTACCGGGCGTTCGACCTGATGGAGGCCGGCCTCGACCGCATCCAGGAGATGCTGGCCACGATCCTGGACCTCTTCGAGAGCGGGGCGCTGCGGCCACTGCCGATCACGACCTGGGACGTACGCGGCGCCAAGGAGGCGTTCCGCTACCTCAGCCAGGCGCGGCACGTCGGCAAGGTCGCGCTGACCGTGCCCCGTCCTGTCGACCCCGAGGGCACGGTTCTGATCACCGGTGCCACCGGGACCCTCGGCGGCTTGATGGCCCGGCACCTCGTCGTCGGCCACGGCGTCCGGCACCTCGTGCTGGCCGGCCGCCGGGGAAGGGCCGCGGCGGGCATCGCGGAGCTGGCGGCGGAGCTCACCGCGCGCGGAGCCGAGGTGACTGTTGCCGCCTGCGACGTCGCCGACCGCGGCGCGGTGGCCGCGCTGCTGGCCGCGCTGCCGCCGGAGCACCCGCTGACCGGCGTCGTGCACGCGGCCGGTGTGCTGGACGACGGTGTGGTCGCGGCCATGACCCCGGAGAGCCTCGACCGGGTGTACGCGCCGAAGGTGGATGCCGCCTGGCACCTGCACGAGCTGACCCGTGACCGCGACCTGTCGCTGTTCGTGCTGTTCTCCTCGGCCACCGCCGTGCTCGGCAGCGCCGGGCAGGCGAACTACGCGGCGGCCAACGCCTTCCTCGACGCCCTCGCCCGGAGCCGCAGGGCCGAGGGCGCGGCCGCCCTGTCGCTCGGCTGGGGCCTCTGGGCGGAGGCCACCGGCATGGCCGGCGGGCTGAGCGACCGGGACCGCACCCGGTTCGCGCGCGGAGGCGTCGGCGCGCTGAGCGCCGACGAGGGACTCGAGCTGTTCGACGCCGCGCTCGGCACCGGCGAGCCACTCCTGGTACCGATGAAGCTCAACCGGGCCGCGCTGCGCGCCGGTGCGGGTGACCGGATCAACCCGGTGCTGCGCGGCCTGGTCCGGGGCAGCGTCCGGCGGGCGGCCGACGTCGGTGCCGGCCGGGGCGCGGTGTCACTGGCGGAGCGGCTGGCCGGGCTCTCCCCTGCGGAGAAGCAGCGGGCGGTCCTGGAGACGGTGCGCACCCAGGCGGCCGTCGTCCTCGGACACGCCTCGTCGGCCGCGATACCCGCCCACGCCGCGTTCAAGGACCTGGGCTTCGACTCGCTCACCTTGGTCGAGCTGCGCAACCGGCTCGACGTGGCGACGGACCTGCGGCTGCCGGCCACGCTCGTCTTCGACCTCCCCACGCCGCAGGCGATGGCCGGCTACCTGCTGACGCAGTTCTTCCCGGACGGCGCGGAGCCGGCCGAGCCGGTGGCCGACGCCGACGGGGAACTACGGCAGCTCGTCGCCTCGATCCCGGTGGGGCGGCTCCGGGCCGCCGGTCTTGAGGAGATCCTGCGCCGGCTCGCCGCCGCGGCGGACCAGCCCGCCGCCGCCGTCGGCGGCAACACCGAGCTCATCGACGCGCTCGACGCCGAGGACCTGGTGCGCATGGCACTCGAAGGATCCGAAGCCGCTTGA